The window AGATTTACGGGCCGGAACACGAAACGCTCGCTTTGCCGTTGACGGAGCTCGCGCGGTCCTACGAGATCACGGGACGCCTGGCGGAGGCCGAAGCGGTGCGGACGTTGGCGCTCAAAATTCACGAGAGGGACGCCGTTCAAAACAGCGTGGCGATCGCCCAGGATTTGGTCGCCTTGGCCCAAATCGCGGCGGTCCGAAACAAATTGGCCGAGGGGGAAGCGCACTTGGCGCGCTCGCAAAAAATCGCGCGCATTGTGTTCGGAGACGTCCACAGCGCCCTAATCCGGTTCCAGCTGGCGTGGGGCGAGGCGGCGTGGGCCCTGGGCCGCCCCGAGGCGGCCGTCGACCATTACGAACGCGCGGACCGTTTGGCGGAAAAAGGACCGGAAGGCATCGGCGAACGGGGAAACGTTTGGGCCCGTCGCGGTCATCTGGAACGGGCGGCCGGCCGCTTTCGTTCGGCGCTGGATTACTATCGGCAAGCGCTCGAAGCCCATGAAAAAACCGAAGGCTCGGGAGGGCTCTCCGTCGGGCGCGACTGGCTGTTCATCGGGCGGGCCCACGCGGAGGAAGGCCGCTTTCGAAAAGCCGACGCCGCCTTCAAACGCTCGGTGTCGATCCGCGAAAACGCGCTGGGCCCGGAGCATCCGGACGCGGCCGAATCCTGGGCCGCGCGGGCCGACGGGTGGGCCGCGGCGAAACATTTTGTGGACGCGGAGCGGGCCTACCAGAAAGCGCGAACGCTTTTTGCCCGATGCCACGGACCGGACGCGCCGGCCCTTTTGCGCGCGCTCAACGGCTTGGCGCATCTCTATTACGACCGGGGGGTTTACGACGAAGCCGATCGGCTTTTGGGGGAATTGGTCCGCACCCACGAACGCGTTTTCGGCCCCGACCACCCCGCCGCCCGGGCGGCCCGGGAAAACGCCGCCGTGTGCTTGGAAGCCCAGGACCGTTTGGAGGAAGCCGAAACCGCGCGGCGCCCTCCGGCAATTCAAAAGAAAGGAACCGCCTTATGACACTCACGCCCGATGACACACCCACACCGAAACCCCTTTTGGCCCGCCGAAAGCGAACCCTCCTGTCGTTCCGCCGTCGACGGGACGTCGTTTCGTTTGTCCTGAACGTCGCCCTTTTTTCGGGAGGGATCGCGGCCTTGGTCGTCACCACCCTCCAGTGGCGCCGTTTGACCGCCCTACCGGGCGTGTCGGAACCCCCGCGCGCCGAAATCCCCGCTCCTTACGAAGCGCCCGCGCCGGTCGAAGAACCGGCCCCCGCGCCCGAAACGGGAAAACCGTTTCTTCCGGAGGATGAGGAAGAAACACCGGCGCCTCCGCCGCCCCCC of the Elusimicrobiota bacterium genome contains:
- a CDS encoding tetratricopeptide repeat protein — its product is MSKSTSETPAAVETRLKDAVQAAERLGRLNHRRLDALESLASFYIQRGRYREAEPLQVRALSVKEKIYGPEHETLALPLTELARSYEITGRLAEAEAVRTLALKIHERDAVQNSVAIAQDLVALAQIAAVRNKLAEGEAHLARSQKIARIVFGDVHSALIRFQLAWGEAAWALGRPEAAVDHYERADRLAEKGPEGIGERGNVWARRGHLERAAGRFRSALDYYRQALEAHEKTEGSGGLSVGRDWLFIGRAHAEEGRFRKADAAFKRSVSIRENALGPEHPDAAESWAARADGWAAAKHFVDAERAYQKARTLFARCHGPDAPALLRALNGLAHLYYDRGVYDEADRLLGELVRTHERVFGPDHPAARAARENAAVCLEAQDRLEEAETARRPPAIQKKGTAL